The Bombus pascuorum chromosome 4, iyBomPasc1.1, whole genome shotgun sequence genomic interval ttagATGAATTAATTGCAAGAATAGCTATAAAACCAGATTATCCAAAAATAGCACCGGTAtttaatataagtataaatcCTATAGTACCTGCATCTGTGGATATTTTAAGAGATATTGAAAGGGAAGTAAATGTTATGTGGATAAAACCGCCGACATTATCTGCGCAACTTCAGCGATTACGAGCATGTTTCGACATTTATTTGGAATCTGAAACTATTGtaccaaaagaaaaaatcttcTTTCACCCTGTAAAAGGTCGTATTCGTGCTAGaccatataaatatttagaactAGGTGgtggaatttttattcatcgtTAATCTAATACAATACAACATGATATATACGAATACATTTTCGCAAAatacattacattttaatGTCTATACAGTAATAGGTACTTAAATGCCAATAGAATCATTTCGCTTAAATTCTACTACTTTCCATTGCTCTATGTCTCGAGAGCGCAGCATGACCAAatctatatattgtaaataaaatattagacaTTAGGTAGTATTTCACGTCTTGctagatttctttttttccttatCAAAGGGGTCAAAAGTTCATGGCTATTCCTGGAGTAAAATCGATgcgtattataaaaaaagttacAATATGAACTTCTGATTCATTGaaatttaagtatttattactgtgttatttatttttttatttatgattataaagGATAACTAAACAAAAGATTTCACGTCAAAGATAGAGTAATTGGATATATTAAGCCAGAATCCACCAAGAAGTATGCTTGCagtttatgttttaattttttattctctctaCAAAGCTTGTTACTTTCTTTCcttaacataatattatttacttttatataattataatattcccAAAAGTTACTAATTTTAGCACATGATTCAGGAatctgaaataatttatttggaaTATCATTGCAATAACATAAactatatttgttttattttgtttcttacaTTAGTATCAGCACATTCACTATATACtgcattttgtataaaatatttcttcaagttaaaaaataaaggtTCCAAAGTGGcgcatattttaattacttcaagaaTTGTGCAACCTTTTTCCATAAGTCTTTGTAaatgctaaaaataaaaagcattATTATACCATAAAAGTGcaggaaaataattataataaaaaacatgTCTTCTTACTTTTAATACTTCATTGCTTTTAATAGCCAATTTTTTTAACTGTACAGAATTTATCACTTGAGTTACAgttaattcatatttaatatttttgtatttttcctttatttttatatctgcTATTTGGAGTTTTGCaagtttttcatttcttttttgtgaTAATATGTGTACATTGCCTTTTAAACTTTCAATAATACTTTGTAACTGTAAGCATACTTTCGGATACCGCAATATACACATTCGATGAATGTTATCTTGTTCTTTTAGATACTCATACTgtgttcttttgttttcaaCTATTCTttgatattcatttattattctatataactgTTCCCAGAATTTTTCTATGTTTGAAAAAGACTGATGCAGAAGATTTGATGTCATATCTTCCTCCTagcatatttaataaaatcatttataaaattttgattaataacTTCCTatatagtaaattaatattattaccaagtacaaaatattaaaaatattaacagcattgtatgttttttttatagtttgtGTATCATTAAAAGTTGTACTTTTTCTGcttatattattagaaatttcctTATAGCACTGTTCCATGTGACTTCTCAATTCAGTTAACTCTAtcatattatttgttttagtATTATTGAATGTACATGTATCATGTAACTCTGTCaatttttgtttgtattttcctatataatattaaaagaaagattatgaatttatataaattcgaaaataaacacaagaaataacgatattacagattcataatttttatacaaatagtTATGAGAATAccaattatattattgattaataaaatatgtgttTCTTGAAGTTTTCTGTGATCTGCATCtgctatttttaattcattatataaataagaaattgttGCATCCTTAGTTCTTATTGCTCTATCAAAAGTTGTATGGAgatgttttacatttttatgaagttccttacattttatttgtcgCAAAACATACCTCCacttttcattaattttggcaatatttaattttgaaaatacctCTTCGCGTTTCAAtttattctgtaataatttatatttaaaatgctataataagaaaatttaataaattatattttataccttaGTAAAAATAGCGATTAATTGTTGTTTACGCCTTTTGGCTTCTAACTCAAATTCAAGTCTATGTTGCATATAACGTACACGTTCCTCTTCGTTCATTCGAGCAAATTtactacttttattttttcttctttttaacatttttaactaATGTTTCCTTCGAAAACATACAATCATTAATTAATCACTTTATGtatgtagtacatttattatgtaacaaaCTAATAACATATAAGTAAATGTACTTACTGCATGCGATACTTTAATAACAAAGGtgtatgtaatttatacaagGTAGCCCTCCACTTAAAAAGCACATATAGTAATATGTTTGATCAATAGCAGCATCAAAATCTAGTATCAGAAATGAATAGGCTAATATCTGTTGTTCGGGCTTTTCTTGTCTGTTCATTGTGATGATATTGTTACAGGTAATAGTTTCTGTACCTTCTCTGGTAGTAGGCTTCAGTTATTCTCTTTTAAATGGTTTAATACTGCctgttttacaaaataattaaaagatatggTCGAAACTTTTTTGAGAAGAatgatttttcttaaaatatctttctgcttgaagattttataaaattttttgtagCCTTACcataaattaaatcaattctttttttttttttttttttttttttttttttttttttttttttttttcgttattatgacgtgataagaaaaatatcgaataatgcTTTCCTCCGGCATTGTCCTATCATAAAAAGTGAGGGCGAAACTTAGAAAAGCTAACTATTCTCCGAATTCGATGTATTTTTGGATATGTTGTAAAAGTCAAAACTTTGAGCAacgttttttttatatatgtaaggAGGTCATTTAGTTTCCAAGATATTCCTGAAAAATTGCTGGTACCATAGCAGTGAATTCTACTTAGGCACGCGTTTGTGGTAGCGTAAGCATAAGTATTGGTTACGGTCGCCGATCGCTTATCTTCGGTTTATAAACAAGGGTTCCAGCAAGCTTAAAGACTCCGTGCACAACGTGCATATGCGAGATTGTTAGAAATGTCCttaaaacttaattaaaagtgaatatcattaatatatttggGTTAGTTTTTTCAATCCGGCAACCATGAGGAGGCCGGTAATGCTTCCATAAAATaggaacaattatttttttataatacattgtCAATCTAATCAAGTTTAGAAATAGAATTAGACGGAGGTAACAACGCATAACGCCTCAGACATCttaaacaaatgaataatatcATCACAACAATTCCCAAGGACTCATCGGCCTGGAAAACAATCTAATCCCTCGAAAAACCGTTCCAACCCATGCCTGTATTCTCCACAAACAATCTTcacaaataaagataaaacagaaatacTAGCAAATCACTTCGACAggtatatacaataaaaagcGATCAATGCAACGGTAAAAAGCTTCCTTGAAAACACTACCACTGAAAACAACAGCGAATGGATAAATCACATTATCCCTTGTAAAAAGCTCATGTTACACTCGAACACCTGAAATTGCACAAAGCATCTGGTCCCCgacaaaatacataatatattgtttaaaaatctATCCAGAAAATGCATAGTTTGACTCGTATATATGCCAAATGGTATGTTCAAACTGGGATATTTCCCAACGAAATAGAAAACGGCGATAGTAACATAACATTGAAACCAGGTAAAGATAAAGCAAAACCTTCAAGCTacagataaattaatttattgccCAAACCAAATGAGGTAAAAAGtccatttgcaaaaatatatacactttgcaagtaaataaaattattattcattcacGAATAAATGATCACTTTGTTTATATAcatgtttttatatatatgttatttacatttactttatatacatgttactttatataaattttattcgtcatttaaataaaacttgtaTCTTTCTAAATTAGAATGTTTGGTGATTAAATAGCTACAAACTATTTTTCAAacagttgaaaaataattacaaaaacgataaaatgtttcgagatggttttaaaatataaataaaaccattaaattttaggtttctgtcaaatattaataaccaaacatatgtatacttttccattattataatattaagtgTAATATTAGTTGtgtatttattgttttatctGTCTGAGCCAGACGTCCAACTTAAGCTGATTCAAAAGTCAAAAGATATTTGATTACTTTTTTTGGAGCGTCATTTTTTCGACATTCAGTAGAGGAGGCAAACCAAATAGCGAGTTACGGTACGCAGAACACCGCCTACATTTGTTATCATAATCCATTGACTAGGTAAACAGATCGCAGTAACAGAACGAGGTGCTACTGCACAAATGTGTGctcgaatttataaataaattgaccCTGCGCTGAACCGCATTATCATTAAAGGAAGTAACGAGTGTCAGTAACaagattaagtaataaatgtGTATTCAGTCAAACATATTTGACCGAACCCGTCGAAATAGCTGCCACCTAAGTGCAGTCAGTGGCTCCATGAATTCTACTCATTGGACGAAACATGAATAGAAGCCAATATGGCGTCAAAATAACGTGTAAATACCCAAAAAATGTTCAGTTTTACATATCCATAACTTTTGAACTAGTGGATTCCGCaacttaaaatttacatattcgGATTCCATACATCGAAAATTACAAGATTGCACATAAAAAAGTCAATAACTTTTAAACCCTTAAAGTGAAGTTCAGCCTCAATTCtaaatatgaaacaataaaCATATACATTTGCGTAATATgtgaaattctataaattaatgtatattgttttattgtaactgaattataaaaatattttaatgcatttaaaaaatgacgGAAATAAATTGGTATGCATCGAGTGTTTCTTATGCCATGCATAAGGAATTTGACagaaatacttaaaatattaaattgcttGTGCTTGTAGGATTGCCAAACCTATGAATTACAAAACAATACAGTTTGCAACTTTAGAAGAAGTAAGTGACCATCCCTTAAAACCTGTCACAGTGATGGTAagtataattgaataatatatagaaagatataatataaaagataagtTTTATCTCCTgagttttaacattttattatagataattttacatatataaaatatatttattcaattattgatgcagttgttttattatatacaattatatatattgtattttaaagaatataaaaatgctaattttgtataaattacatcTTCAGTTAATTGATGGTCGTAGTGGGATAAAGCGTAATGTTTTACGAAGTACCAGTACTGGTTCTTCAACTGCTACATCAACACCAACTCATACA includes:
- the LOC132905870 gene encoding dynein regulatory complex subunit 2; translation: MLKRRKNKSSKFARMNEEERVRYMQHRLEFELEAKRRKQQLIAIFTKNKLKREEVFSKLNIAKINEKWRYVLRQIKCKELHKNVKHLHTTFDRAIRTKDATISYLYNELKIADADHRKLQETHILLINNIIGKYKQKLTELHDTCTFNNTKTNNMIELTELRSHMEQCYKEISNNISRKSTTFNDTQTIKKTYNAVNIFNILYLEEDMTSNLLHQSFSNIEKFWEQLYRIINEYQRIVENKRTQYEYLKEQDNIHRMCILRYPKVCLQLQSIIESLKGNVHILSQKRNEKLAKLQIADIKIKEKYKNIKYELTVTQVINSVQLKKLAIKSNEVLKHLQRLMEKGCTILEVIKICATLEPLFFNLKKYFIQNAVYSECADTNIPESCAKISNFWEYYNYIKVNNIMLRKESNKLCRENKKLKHKLQAYFLVDSGLIYPITLSLT